One Fusarium musae strain F31 chromosome 6, whole genome shotgun sequence DNA segment encodes these proteins:
- a CDS encoding hypothetical protein (EggNog:ENOG41): MDPLSALAIAAAVVQFAEFGGKMLKRTWDKYLIVYKGPDAAYQVAQESSDLTALTKELSELAKAVQVNADEVVAEGSVAESQLLKLCMECESIEAEFKTVLNRIDNRKRRTLSKDDERAKNKIPRLALAGLWDRRKIDDMENRLAALQKKIMNCIIFCLWADSKKTEKWELHFTQSLDTILGILARVEKSTSDQANSTRDMKGGKLSEPLTPELDGICQTLTSEDANSKFLASGVNGKTREVVSDLIKARQSISLRRVGQEITGALTSSDSADAKTIRAELVRLLWDKRWTLDSSMAIFAADQAHGKPELTDVGRDISHGLFFDSMYDREDAVANNFEATYEWIFQHEPKKLDGKVLWYSFPDWLAEESKTPYWITGKPGSGKSTIMKLIARPDRLRTLLQPWAKSLPVVITNYYAWNSGLNMQKAWEGLKKTVLHQVLNQRPSALPIIAPRRWALFQAFRGVADFPDWEEWEINESFQALMNECGNSMAMALFVDGLDEFEIPPATVVSHIRSMANDTAQGIKICVASRPWTEFEDAFNDGPMLQMHLLTEDDMMTFVKKSFQENRGYIELKNVYPRQVAKLTDDVVQKADGVFLWVSFVVMELTDLFTAGDSMAQLQETLEKLPTNLSSLFDAIWARIPHRHLPDACAMIRLARSAYGPLPWLLMWLADESRSTEVDSSAMSPEAKYHAKRGLKRRLATRTRGILELSGAAQEVVNFAHRTTRDWVKQEHIWEELCASCQSNFDPHLVLLQAETLLMFDSETTSDYPPSHFWLAIMRALWYASQVSDDSSQDKLGALIQTLDTLDRAASEAFWRAQDAWPTVYRLQSPGMHWSSVQDVFDHRRGLPNTFLGLAAQFSILPYLESRLHTRRSFLQQWNPKDGIGLLENAVFGYKYYMAENFDPPNGLPTISRNQRLAAVQFLLDRGLRQTKGHSRHQQISIRDELRCLAGEQGQDTTYYLEVIRCLDYASLLQSTFRRFKSVLHK, encoded by the exons ATGGACCCCCTCAGCGCATTGGCCATCGCGGCCGCCGTTGTTCAGTTCGCCGAGTTTGGGGGCAAAATGCTGAAGAGAACTTGGGATAAGTACCTGATTGTCTACAAGGGCCCAGATGCCGCCTATCAAGTTGCCCAGGAGAGTTCCGATCTAACTGCGCTCACAAAAGAACTTTCCGAGTTGGCGAAAGCAGTTCAGGTTAATGCAGACGAAGTTGTAGCTGAGGGTTCTGTAGCGGAATCCCAGTTACTCAAGCTTTGTATGGAGTGCGAGAGTATTGAGGCTGAGTTCAAAACGGTTTTAAACAGGATCGACAACCGTAAAAGGCGAACTCtcagcaaagatgatgagcgAGCCAAGAATAAGATTCCTCGGCTTGCCCTGGCAGGTCTTTGGGATAGGCGCAAAATTGATGATATGGAAAATCGCCTGGCGGCGCTTCAAAAGAAGATTATGAATTGCATCATATTCTGTCTCTG GGCCGACTCAAAGAAAACAGAGAAGTGGGAATTACATTTCACACAATCATTGGATACTATCCTCGGAATCCTGGCAAGAGTTGAGAAATCAACATCAGATCAGGCTAATAGTACAAGGGACATGAAGGGTGGCAAGCTTTCTGAACCTTTGACTCCAGAGCTGGATGGCATTTGTCAGACCTTGACCTCCGAAGATGCCAACTCGAAATTTCTTGCCAGTGGAGTCAACGGGAAAACAAGAGAAGTGGTTTCCGATCTGATAAAGGCTCGCCAGTCTATCTCCCTTCGAAGGGTAGGCCAGGAGATCACCGGAGCTTTGACAAGTAGTGATTCCGCTGACGCAAAGACCATTCGGGCTGAGTTAGTGCGGTTGCTCTGGGACAAGAGATGGACCTTGGATAGCTCAATGGCCATATTTGCAGCGGACCAAGCCCACGGTAAACCAGAACTTACAGATGTCGGAAGGGATATTTCCCATGGGCTCTTCTTTGACTCCATGTACGATCGCGAAGATGCAGTGGCAAACAATTTCGAGGCTACGTACGAATGGATCTTCCAGCATGAACCTAAGAAATTAGATGGCAAGGTTCTCTGGTACAGCTTTCCAGACTGGCTTGCTGAAGAATCAAAGACACCTTATTGGATTACTGGCAAGCCTGGATCGGGAAAGTCTACCATCATGAAACTGATTGCTCGCCCTGATAGGCTCAGAACCCTCCTTCAGCCGTGGGCAAAGTCATTGCCAGTTGTCATCACGAATTATTACGCCTGGAACTCGGGCTTAAACATGCAAAAGGCTTGGGAAGGTCTCAAGAAGACTGTTTTGCATCAAGTCCTCAATCAACGCCCGAGCGCCTTGCCCATAATTGCACCAAGACGTTGGGCTTTGTTCCAGGCATTTCGAGGAGTGGCAGACTTCCCCGATTGGGAAGAATGGGAGATCAATGAGTCCTTCCAGGCCCTCATGAATGAATGTGGAAACTCAATGGCGATGGCTCTTTTTGTCGATGGCctcgatgagtttgagatACCCCCAGCCACGGTTGTTTCACATATACGCTCCATGGCTAATGACACTGCTCAAGGCATCAAGATCTGCGTTGCAAGCCGGCCGTGGACGGAATTTGAAGATGCTTTTAACGATGGCCCTATGCTTCAGATGCACCTTCTAACTGAGGATGACATGATGACATTCGTAAAGAAGAGTTTTCAAGAGAACAGAGGATATATCGAGCTGAAGAATGTTTACCCTCGTCAAGTTGCCAAGCTCACTGACGATGTAGTGCAAAAGGCAGACGGGGTATTCCTGTGGGTATCTTTCGTGGTCATGGAACTCACCGATCTGTTCACGGCAGGTGACAGTATGGCCCAGCTCCAAGAAACACTGGAGAAGTTGCCAACaaatctttcttctctctttgaTGCTATATGGGCTCGAATACCCCACCGTCACCTACCTGATGCCTGTGCCATGATCCGATTAGCAAGGAGTGCATATGGACCCTTACCGTGGCTTTTGATGTGGCTAGCTGATGAGTCTCGATCGACAGAAGTCGACTCCAGCGCCATGTCTCCAGAAGCGAAATACCACGCCAAGAGAGGACTCAAACGCAGACTTGCCACGCGTACTCGAGGCATATTGGAACTCAGCGGGGCCGCCCAAGAAGTCGTCAACTTTGCTCATCGGACGACGAGGGACTGGGTGAAGCAAGAGCACATATGGGAGGAGTTGTGTGCTTCGTGCCAGAGCAATTTCGATCCACATCTAGTCTTGCTGCAAGCCGAAACCCTCTTGATGTTTGACAGTGAAACCACTTCAGACTATCCACCAAGCCACTTCTGGCTAGCTATCATGAGAGCCTTATGGTACGCTAGCCAAGTCTCAGATGATAGCTCACAGGACAAGTTGGGAGCTCTGATTCAAACACTAGATACATTGGATAGGGCTGCTTCGGAGGCTTTTTGGAGGGCTCAAGACGCCTGGCCGACAGTCTACCGACTCCAAAGTCCAGGGATGCACTGGTCATCAGTTCAAGACGTGTTTGACCACAGACGAGGGCTCCCCAACACATTCCTGGGCCTGGCGGCTCAATTCTCCATTCTCCCCTACTTAGAGTCCAGACTACACACGCGGAGGAGTTTCCTCCAACAATGGAATCCCAAGGACGGGATAGGTCTCTTAGAAAATGCAGTTTTTGGTTACAAGTACTACATGGCCGAGAACTTCGACCCCCCTAATGGATTACCAACCATCAGTCGCAATCAAAGGCTGGCTGCAGTTCAGTTCCTGCTGGATCGTGGTCTCCGACAAACGAAAGGCCATTCTAGGCACCAACAAATTTCCATTCGCGATGAGCTAAGGTGCCTGGCAGgtgaacaaggtcaagatacAACTTATTACTTGGAGGTGATCAGGTGCCTAGATTATGCAAGCCTGTTGCAGTCTACTTTTCGTCGTTTCAAATCGGTCCTTCATAAATAA